A region of the Bryobacteraceae bacterium genome:
CGTAGACGACCGTCGGAATCGACAGCCCCATCGGGCCCAGCTCCTCCTCCAGCGACGTCTTCACGTTGCCCAGCACCATGTTGGTGATCTCGCCCACCGCGTCGAGGACCTCCTCGTTGATCGCCTCATAGGGCTGCATCAACAACTGCGACGCCAGCCGCATCGCCATCGCCGCCGTGCAGGAAAACGTGCCCGACCCCGCCCACCGGCCCGCCAGCCCGATCAGCGCAATCACGCCCTCCGACGGGCCCGGCGCCGAATCATCCACATACGGCTCGCCGTCGGCCAACTCCATGCCCAACATCGTCGTGAACACGTCGCGCGTCGCCTGCCGGATCAGCGCGACCAGCTTCTCATGCGTCACTTCCTCGTCCTCCTTCGCCCGCACGCCGCGGCTCAGAACAGCCCGGCCAGCTTCTCCTTGATCTGCTCGGCGGTGAACGGCTTGCGCACATAGCCCGAAGCGCCCAGATTCACCGCCTCCATCACGCGCGAGCTCGACCCTTCCGTCGTCACCATGATCACCGGCACATCGCGCGTCGCCTCCTGCGCCTTCAGCGCCCCGAGCAGCGCCAGCCCGTCCATGTTCGGCATGTTGATGTCAGACAGGATCAAGCCCACCTTGTGCGTCTTGAGCTTTTCGAGCGCCTCCACTCCGTCGCCGGCCTCAATCACCTTGCCCAGCGGCACGTCGGCCTGCACCAGCACCCGGTGCAGGATCTTGCGGATGGCGGCCGAATCGTCGACGATCATCACGTCCACAGGCATCAGCAGGAAACCTCCCTGTTTCTGGAGGGCTTATCGGATGCACAGGGCGGAACGTGAGGAAATGTGGCTGGCGCGTTTTCGGGTAGTCTGGTGGACATGACCCCGCAAAGCTGGTTCCACCTGGAGGGAAAGACGGCGCTGGTGGCCGGCGCCAGCCGCGGCATCGGGCTCGCCATCGCCGAGGCGCTGGCCCGCTCGGGCGCGCGCACGCTGCTGGCCTCGCGCAACCTGGCCGCCCTGAACGAGGCCGCCGCCCGTCTTCGCGGTGAGGGCTGCCAGGCCGAGGCGCTCGAGCTCGACGTCGCCAGCCGCCCCTCCCGCCTGCGGGCCGCCGAGGCCGCCGGCGAGGTGGACATCCTCGTCAACGTCGCCGGCATGAACATCCGCAAGCCGATGGTCAGCTATTCGCCCGAAGAGTATGCGCGCATCATGGAGACCAACCTCACCGGGCTGTTCGAGCTCACGCAGGCCGTCGGGCGGGGCATGATCGCACGCGGCCGCGGCAAGGTCCTCTTCATCGGCAGCCTGACCTCGCTGCTCGGCCTGCCCTACGCTTCCGTTTATGGAACCACGAAGGCGGCGCTGGCCGGCCTGACGCGGATGCTCGCCGCCGAGTGGGGCCGCCACGGCATTCAGGTCAACTGCATCGCTCCCGGGTTCATCCTCACCGACCTCAACCGCGAAATGTGGCAGTCGGACCAGATGCGCGCGTGGCTGAAGGGGACGCAGCCGATTGCACGGCTCGGCTCGCCGGCCGACATCGCCCCGCTGGCAGTGTTTCTGGCCGGCAGCGGCGCCGATTACATCACCGGTCAGGTGATTGCCGTCGACGGCGGCTTCTCGACGACCTCGGTCTGGCCCTT
Encoded here:
- the cheY64H-1 gene encoding response regulator: MPVDVMIVDDSAAIRKILHRVLVQADVPLGKVIEAGDGVEALEKLKTHKVGLILSDINMPNMDGLALLGALKAQEATRDVPVIMVTTEGSSSRVMEAVNLGASGYVRKPFTAEQIKEKLAGLF
- the gno gene encoding 2-deoxy-D-gluconate 3-dehydrogenase encodes the protein MTPQSWFHLEGKTALVAGASRGIGLAIAEALARSGARTLLASRNLAALNEAAARLRGEGCQAEALELDVASRPSRLRAAEAAGEVDILVNVAGMNIRKPMVSYSPEEYARIMETNLTGLFELTQAVGRGMIARGRGKVLFIGSLTSLLGLPYASVYGTTKAALAGLTRMLAAEWGRHGIQVNCIAPGFILTDLNREMWQSDQMRAWLKGTQPIARLGSPADIAPLAVFLAGSGADYITGQVIAVDGGFSTTSVWPFEPAE